A stretch of the Veillonella parvula DSM 2008 genome encodes the following:
- a CDS encoding DUF3829 domain-containing protein, which yields MNNKRRLFSTLLCVAALTAGLFVSGCGSDKAGGIGSVVSSVVDGGSDEKAADKLNTLIDATNRFNGDNATWGQNYADSLAKLKGGFQEGAIGRQPHYDTLKDALEKSKKEGSTFKEVDTERDNVLNILNELVPTFKDLKAYDDSKAYMNDGGAKGKELAAKYVAQVEKFDAAYAKFNDALNKANTEQTKKQIEKLKKDGKKGYAAAMESTLRLTTLVENVEKAPKNADKQAVEKELNEIQTLLKSINNDRGEVLVNSYNSVVGSVRQVLTDANENNLNDMIENFNNYIESYNNTTPDQFDSK from the coding sequence ATGAACAATAAACGCAGATTATTTTCAACTTTACTTTGTGTAGCGGCATTGACAGCAGGTTTATTTGTTTCTGGTTGTGGCAGTGATAAAGCGGGTGGCATTGGCTCCGTAGTATCCTCCGTAGTTGATGGCGGTAGCGATGAGAAAGCAGCTGATAAGCTTAATACACTTATTGATGCAACAAATCGCTTCAATGGTGATAATGCAACTTGGGGTCAAAACTATGCAGATAGTTTGGCTAAACTAAAGGGTGGTTTCCAAGAAGGTGCTATTGGTCGTCAACCTCACTATGATACTTTAAAAGATGCTTTGGAAAAATCTAAAAAAGAAGGTTCTACATTTAAAGAAGTTGATACAGAACGTGATAATGTATTAAATATTCTTAATGAATTAGTACCAACATTCAAAGATTTGAAAGCTTATGATGACTCTAAAGCCTACATGAACGATGGTGGTGCTAAAGGTAAAGAACTAGCAGCTAAATACGTAGCACAAGTAGAAAAATTTGATGCAGCTTATGCGAAGTTCAATGATGCTCTTAACAAAGCTAACACTGAACAAACTAAGAAACAAATCGAAAAATTGAAAAAAGACGGTAAAAAAGGCTATGCAGCAGCAATGGAATCTACGCTTCGCTTGACTACTCTTGTAGAAAATGTAGAAAAAGCTCCTAAAAATGCAGACAAACAAGCTGTAGAAAAAGAACTTAATGAAATTCAAACATTGCTTAAGAGCATAAATAATGATCGTGGAGAAGTGCTTGTTAACTCTTATAACTCTGTAGTTGGTTCTGTACGTCAAGTACTTACTGATGCAAATGAAAATAATCTTAACGACATGATTGAGAATTTCAATAATTATATTGAGTCTTATAATAATACAACTCCAGACCAATTTGACTCTAAATAA
- a CDS encoding HAD family hydrolase, with protein MEQKFFFFDIDNTLAVWPEGKIPESAQYSLDELKRRGHRVALATGRIQVDAKRFAEQAGLTDFVADGGHSITVNNELVSMIGMDRDACIKYLEYLESHNIPWAVTDRNKLGRITPYKEILEWHPNWDVFKTTVDPNFDFHSVEEFYKIYVFFKEGEEEEKDIEHMTHKLIRYGDGCVLYEPMEKALGIRNMLEHFGMQPNQAVVFGDGYNDLSMFRPEWLNIAMGNARPELKAKADYITTDCDKDGIYNACKHFKWID; from the coding sequence GTGGAACAGAAGTTTTTCTTTTTCGATATCGATAATACCTTAGCTGTATGGCCTGAAGGTAAAATCCCTGAAAGTGCTCAATACAGTTTAGATGAGTTAAAGCGTCGTGGTCACCGTGTAGCCTTAGCAACTGGTCGTATTCAAGTGGATGCTAAGCGTTTCGCAGAGCAAGCAGGCCTTACTGATTTCGTAGCAGATGGTGGTCACAGTATCACTGTTAATAATGAATTGGTATCCATGATAGGTATGGATCGTGATGCATGTATTAAATATTTAGAGTATTTAGAATCACATAATATTCCTTGGGCCGTAACTGACCGTAATAAACTCGGTCGTATTACGCCGTATAAGGAAATTTTAGAGTGGCATCCAAATTGGGATGTATTTAAAACAACTGTAGACCCTAATTTTGACTTTCATAGTGTTGAAGAATTTTATAAGATTTATGTGTTTTTCAAGGAAGGAGAGGAAGAGGAGAAGGATATCGAGCATATGACACATAAGCTCATTCGTTATGGTGATGGCTGTGTTCTATATGAGCCTATGGAAAAGGCGTTGGGTATTCGTAATATGCTTGAACACTTTGGAATGCAGCCAAATCAAGCTGTTGTATTTGGTGATGGGTATAATGATCTGTCTATGTTTAGGCCTGAGTGGCTAAATATTGCTATGGGTAATGCGCGCCCTGAATTAAAGGCAAAGGCTGATTATATTACTACAGACTGTGATAAAGATGGCATTTATAATGCGTGTAAGCATTTTAAATGGATTGATTAA
- a CDS encoding DUF1653 domain-containing protein, producing the protein MQEIVKGGLYRHFKGMYYYVLDVATHSETSEQFVVYQKLYDQRDLYVRPLDMFLSDVDHEKYPDVKQKERFKLMSGRD; encoded by the coding sequence ATGCAAGAAATTGTAAAGGGTGGCTTATATCGTCATTTTAAAGGCATGTACTATTACGTGTTAGATGTTGCAACTCATTCGGAAACGAGTGAACAGTTCGTGGTATATCAAAAATTATATGATCAACGTGACTTATATGTACGACCACTAGATATGTTTTTGAGTGATGTGGACCATGAAAAATATCCAGATGTAAAACAAAAAGAGCGGTTTAAGCTGATGAGTGGACGCGATTAG
- a CDS encoding iron-containing alcohol dehydrogenase family protein yields MRSTHCLPSYSFGGHDVFDAIPKFTKLYGKSVAIIGGETALSKALPHIRPVLDKAGIKVLDIIHFGGECTFARGKEIAQMVSVKDADFLFAVGGGKAMDTVKVVAIELDDKPFFTIPTIASTCAATSEVAAVYTADHTFDDVAFVNHPPVHCFIDADILVEAPSRYLWAGMGDTIAKHYETHLSARNREQDYNTQLGLTLASMCSEPILAHGIQAYKDSQANKRSDAFDTIAMTVIFTTGVVSGCVPMAYNSNMAHAVCYGCVTNKETEENHLHGEIVAYGLLILLTVDQQMDELQRWLPVYRELGWPTKLSQLDLTASHIPQIVEKATSVHDIDVSPYKITADMLTKAIQYMESLD; encoded by the coding sequence ATGCGTAGTACTCATTGTTTACCTAGTTATAGTTTTGGAGGTCATGATGTATTTGACGCTATTCCAAAGTTTACAAAATTATATGGCAAGTCTGTAGCTATCATCGGTGGCGAAACAGCTCTTTCTAAAGCTTTGCCACACATTCGTCCCGTGCTTGATAAAGCGGGGATTAAGGTGCTAGATATTATCCACTTTGGTGGAGAGTGTACTTTTGCTCGAGGCAAGGAAATTGCACAAATGGTATCTGTAAAAGATGCGGACTTTTTGTTTGCTGTTGGTGGTGGTAAGGCCATGGATACAGTAAAAGTAGTAGCTATAGAGTTAGATGATAAACCATTCTTTACAATTCCAACCATTGCATCTACTTGTGCGGCAACGTCAGAAGTGGCAGCTGTATACACGGCAGATCATACTTTTGATGACGTAGCTTTTGTAAATCATCCTCCTGTGCACTGCTTTATTGATGCTGATATTCTCGTAGAAGCACCAAGCCGTTACTTGTGGGCAGGAATGGGAGATACTATTGCAAAACACTATGAAACTCATCTTTCTGCTCGCAATCGCGAGCAAGACTATAATACTCAGTTAGGCCTTACTCTAGCTTCTATGTGTAGTGAACCAATTTTAGCACATGGTATACAAGCCTATAAAGATAGTCAAGCTAATAAACGTAGTGATGCCTTTGATACCATTGCTATGACTGTTATCTTTACTACCGGTGTTGTATCAGGTTGTGTTCCTATGGCATATAATAGCAACATGGCTCATGCTGTATGTTATGGCTGTGTTACTAATAAAGAAACAGAAGAAAATCATTTGCATGGTGAAATAGTAGCTTATGGCTTACTTATTTTGTTAACCGTTGACCAACAAATGGATGAGTTACAACGGTGGTTGCCAGTATATCGCGAATTAGGTTGGCCTACTAAACTTTCACAATTAGATCTTACTGCATCGCATATTCCTCAAATTGTTGAAAAGGCTACATCTGTTCATGATATTGATGTATCTCCATATAAAATTACAGCAGATATGTTGACTAAGGCTATTCAATATATGGAATCTCTTGATTAA
- the brnQ gene encoding branched-chain amino acid transport system II carrier protein: MNGNDNLSTRAYLAIGMMLFALFFGAGNLIFPAALGQQAGDNVGWALLGFVLTGVGLPLLGVAAMGYSSCKDVEELASRVHPIYGLLYTISLYLSIGPMFATPRTGTVAYEIAIKPFAEGLSMNMNMEPIFLALFFGISLWLSISPQKLVNRIGNILTPALLLVILLLIVKSFITPLGGYAVPQLAYGDAPTAVLQGFLDGYNTMDALASVVFAILVIDFVRLSGATSRAVITKTVMEVGAIAVGLLGIVYVFIANIGATSVERFGLFETGAPVLSVSANYLFGEFGQIILAIIVLLACLSTSIGLITSCGTYFHKLTPKISYKLYVVIFSLAAFVLSMFGLKTIISAAIPVLMLLYPLTIVIILLALLHNVFGGRRCVYAWTMAFTMISALMTGLETAGIAPTALEQLFAQYIPFQSAGMGWVSFAVLGFVVGLIHKGLASDNK, encoded by the coding sequence ATGAATGGTAACGATAATCTGTCGACCCGTGCTTATCTGGCTATAGGCATGATGTTATTTGCTCTATTCTTTGGGGCAGGGAACTTGATCTTCCCAGCGGCCTTAGGTCAACAAGCTGGTGATAATGTCGGTTGGGCATTGCTCGGTTTCGTATTAACTGGTGTAGGACTTCCACTCTTAGGGGTTGCAGCTATGGGTTACTCTTCCTGTAAAGATGTTGAAGAACTTGCAAGTCGTGTGCATCCGATTTATGGCTTGTTGTACACAATTTCTTTATACTTGAGTATTGGTCCAATGTTTGCGACGCCGCGTACTGGTACTGTAGCTTATGAAATCGCAATTAAACCTTTTGCTGAAGGTTTAAGCATGAATATGAATATGGAACCAATTTTCTTGGCATTATTCTTTGGTATTTCTTTGTGGTTATCTATTAGTCCGCAAAAACTTGTTAACCGTATCGGTAATATTTTGACACCAGCTTTACTACTTGTAATTTTGTTGTTGATTGTTAAATCCTTTATTACTCCACTTGGTGGGTATGCGGTACCACAACTGGCATATGGTGATGCACCAACGGCTGTGTTACAAGGCTTCTTAGATGGCTACAATACAATGGATGCCTTAGCTTCCGTAGTATTTGCTATTCTTGTAATCGATTTTGTACGCCTCAGTGGTGCTACATCTCGTGCTGTGATTACAAAAACAGTAATGGAGGTAGGTGCAATTGCGGTAGGCCTTCTTGGTATCGTGTATGTATTTATCGCTAATATCGGTGCTACAAGTGTTGAACGCTTTGGTTTGTTCGAGACAGGGGCTCCTGTATTGTCCGTAAGTGCTAACTATTTGTTTGGTGAGTTCGGTCAAATCATCTTGGCTATCATCGTTCTGCTAGCTTGCTTGTCTACAAGTATTGGCCTTATCACTTCTTGCGGTACGTATTTCCACAAGCTGACACCAAAGATTAGCTACAAATTATATGTAGTAATTTTCTCTCTAGCGGCGTTTGTCCTCAGTATGTTTGGCTTGAAAACAATCATCAGTGCAGCAATCCCTGTGTTGATGCTCTTGTATCCGTTGACTATCGTAATCATTTTGTTGGCACTTCTTCATAATGTGTTTGGTGGTCGTCGTTGCGTATATGCATGGACTATGGCTTTCACAATGATCTCTGCCCTCATGACTGGTCTTGAAACTGCAGGTATTGCACCTACAGCTTTGGAACAGCTCTTTGCTCAATATATTCCATTCCAAAGTGCTGGTATGGGATGGGTGAGCTTTGCGGTATTAGGCTTCGTTGTAGGCCTTATCCATAAAGGTCTTGCTTCCGATAATAAGTAA
- a CDS encoding molybdopterin-containing oxidoreductase family protein: MKEYKSVCPYDCPDACGLIVSVDNNKVISVRGDRAHAFTRGTLCPKMAHYEKVIHSPLRLKYPMKRVGKKGIGEDQYTRISWDEALDAIVNNFKETIDTYGSESILRYSYAGTMGVIQSPAADYFFRRIGATDQDRGICSPAKQAGFRSVYGDTLAIKPQEAQHSDLIVLWGINATATDVHILHDVNIAKKKGARVWIIDTHKTYTFSQAHEHIYVKPGSDGALALGMLHIIHRDGLADIDFIKKHVQGYDELVKEVLLDFTPGKAAEICGVSVERMTEFAHAYAKSKAPFIRLGSGLSRYGNGAMTCRAINALPAVVGAWQYPGGGLLSSASGSKFIGKDVMQQAHVHAPAKRLMPMIKLGEMLINPEGTKVHSLYIFSSNPAITAPDQNVVRRGLMRDDLFTVVHERFFTDTCKYADIILPATTSVEHDDIYNSYGHYTIGTGYKLIEPIGESRSNWQVIAELAKRMGLEDDFFDLSEKDLIEQIVRTSSRISKRDQELILNGEPVEMTVPESYKMDFKTPSGKIELYNPQDVEPLIRYMPPYGDNAPFWLINGNDIRILDSSFCELDFNDPELMKLRIHPEDAKMYNINDGAEVEIYNDRGSVKIKAYYDDEVQRGTLVTLGVWWQSQSSDPHVAINALTAARPTDQGWGSTFYDVQVHIRNLL; encoded by the coding sequence ATGAAAGAATATAAATCTGTATGCCCTTACGATTGTCCTGATGCATGCGGACTCATTGTATCAGTCGATAATAATAAAGTAATATCTGTTCGAGGGGATAGAGCACATGCTTTCACAAGAGGTACGCTATGCCCTAAGATGGCACATTATGAAAAAGTAATCCATTCTCCGTTGCGCTTGAAGTACCCTATGAAGCGTGTCGGTAAAAAGGGGATTGGTGAAGATCAGTACACTCGTATTAGTTGGGATGAAGCCCTTGATGCAATTGTCAATAATTTCAAAGAAACTATTGATACTTATGGCAGTGAAAGTATTTTGCGTTACTCTTATGCAGGAACAATGGGGGTTATTCAGAGTCCTGCGGCAGATTATTTTTTCCGCCGTATTGGTGCTACAGACCAAGATCGAGGTATTTGTTCTCCTGCCAAACAAGCGGGGTTCCGTTCTGTTTACGGTGATACCTTAGCGATTAAACCACAAGAGGCGCAACATAGTGATCTTATCGTCTTGTGGGGGATAAATGCGACAGCCACAGATGTTCATATTTTACATGATGTGAACATTGCGAAAAAGAAGGGGGCTCGCGTTTGGATTATCGATACTCATAAAACCTATACTTTTAGCCAAGCTCATGAGCATATTTACGTTAAACCAGGTAGTGATGGAGCACTAGCTTTAGGGATGCTCCATATCATTCATCGTGATGGCTTGGCAGATATAGATTTTATTAAGAAGCATGTCCAAGGCTACGATGAGTTGGTAAAAGAGGTGTTGCTTGACTTTACGCCGGGAAAAGCGGCTGAAATTTGCGGTGTTTCTGTGGAGCGGATGACTGAGTTTGCTCATGCTTATGCAAAGTCAAAAGCGCCGTTTATTCGTCTCGGCAGTGGACTATCTCGATATGGCAATGGTGCTATGACATGCCGTGCTATTAATGCCTTGCCTGCTGTGGTTGGAGCATGGCAATATCCTGGGGGTGGATTGTTGTCGAGTGCTAGTGGTAGTAAATTTATTGGCAAAGATGTGATGCAACAGGCTCATGTTCATGCGCCAGCTAAACGATTGATGCCTATGATTAAACTGGGTGAAATGCTTATAAACCCTGAAGGAACTAAAGTTCATAGTTTATATATCTTCTCTTCAAATCCGGCTATCACAGCTCCTGACCAGAATGTTGTACGTAGAGGGTTGATGCGCGATGACTTATTCACTGTGGTACATGAGCGTTTCTTTACGGATACTTGTAAGTATGCTGATATTATTTTACCAGCCACAACATCTGTGGAGCATGATGATATTTATAATTCTTATGGTCATTACACAATTGGGACGGGTTACAAATTGATTGAGCCAATTGGTGAATCTCGTTCCAACTGGCAAGTTATTGCTGAGTTAGCAAAACGCATGGGGTTGGAGGATGATTTTTTTGACCTTAGTGAAAAAGATCTTATTGAACAAATTGTGCGGACTTCGAGTCGTATATCCAAGAGGGACCAAGAGTTGATTTTAAATGGTGAGCCTGTGGAGATGACGGTACCTGAAAGTTATAAGATGGATTTCAAAACACCGTCTGGAAAAATTGAATTATATAATCCGCAGGATGTAGAACCATTAATTCGGTATATGCCTCCATATGGTGATAATGCACCGTTTTGGCTTATAAATGGTAATGATATTCGAATTTTGGACTCTAGCTTCTGCGAATTAGACTTTAATGATCCTGAGTTGATGAAACTTCGCATCCATCCAGAAGATGCAAAAATGTATAACATAAACGATGGTGCTGAGGTAGAAATCTATAACGATCGTGGCAGTGTAAAAATTAAAGCATACTACGACGATGAAGTACAGAGAGGGACATTGGTAACACTAGGTGTATGGTGGCAATCTCAATCGAGTGATCCTCACGTGGCAATCAATGCGCTTACCGCAGCTCGTCCTACCGATCAGGGATGGGGGAGCACCTTTTATGATGTACAAGTTCATATAAGAAATCTTTTGTAG
- a CDS encoding Ldh family oxidoreductase, with the protein MADAKNTVLFPYETLKKLSMDAFQKFGFSEKEADIIQDVLLTSDLFGIQSHGMQRMVRYHKGITNGLIKIDAKPEIVKETPISAVIDGHDGMGQLLGHKAMEMAIEKAKKSGVGIVSVRNSNHYGIAGYYAKMASDQGLIGFSCTNSEAIMVPVYARKAMLGSNPIAWTVPADPVDFFFDCSTTVVTRGKLEMYNKMGKATPDGWAVNKDGVPSTDAAEVLGNISRHEGGGILPLGGATEVLGGHKGYGNGMIAELFSSILSQGGTSNKCMVGGKSNICHGFMAINPEFFGDPAEIKKHFSQFLQELREAPKAQGQDRIYTHGEKEHESVAKVKAEGIPVLNGTMLEVQDLCNELGLDFKSYFGDYVPEAPATMFKGNY; encoded by the coding sequence ATGGCAGACGCAAAAAACACTGTGTTATTCCCTTATGAAACACTAAAAAAATTGAGCATGGACGCTTTCCAAAAATTTGGTTTCTCCGAAAAAGAAGCTGACATCATCCAAGACGTACTTTTGACTTCTGACTTGTTCGGTATTCAAAGCCATGGTATGCAACGTATGGTTCGTTACCATAAAGGTATCACTAATGGCTTGATTAAAATCGACGCTAAACCTGAAATCGTAAAAGAAACTCCAATTTCTGCAGTTATCGACGGTCATGACGGCATGGGTCAATTATTGGGCCATAAAGCTATGGAAATGGCTATCGAAAAAGCTAAAAAATCCGGTGTTGGTATCGTATCTGTACGTAACTCCAACCACTACGGTATCGCTGGTTACTATGCTAAAATGGCATCCGACCAAGGCTTAATCGGTTTCTCTTGTACAAACTCCGAAGCAATCATGGTTCCTGTATATGCTCGTAAAGCTATGCTTGGTTCTAACCCTATCGCTTGGACTGTACCTGCTGATCCTGTTGACTTCTTCTTCGATTGCTCCACTACAGTAGTAACTCGTGGTAAACTTGAAATGTACAACAAAATGGGCAAAGCTACTCCAGATGGTTGGGCTGTTAATAAAGACGGTGTTCCTTCCACTGATGCAGCTGAAGTATTGGGCAACATCTCCCGTCATGAAGGCGGCGGTATCCTTCCTTTAGGTGGTGCTACAGAAGTTCTTGGCGGCCACAAAGGTTATGGTAACGGCATGATTGCTGAATTATTCTCCTCCATCTTGTCCCAAGGCGGTACTTCCAACAAATGTATGGTTGGCGGTAAATCCAATATCTGCCACGGCTTCATGGCTATCAACCCTGAATTCTTCGGTGACCCTGCGGAAATCAAAAAACACTTCTCCCAATTCTTACAAGAATTACGTGAAGCTCCTAAAGCACAAGGTCAAGACCGTATCTACACTCATGGTGAAAAAGAACATGAATCTGTTGCTAAAGTTAAAGCTGAAGGCATCCCTGTACTTAACGGTACAATGCTTGAAGTTCAAGACCTTTGCAATGAATTAGGTTTAGACTTCAAATCCTACTTCGGCGATTATGTACCAGAAGCTCCTGCTACAATGTTCAAAGGTAACTACTAA
- a CDS encoding L-lactate permease, producing MSAITVLLALSPIIWLIVALSILKLPAWQATSVAAIGSFIIAITAFQSDPFIMVTGALEGAALAIWPILLVITAAIFVYNLVVHTKAMETIKTMLSSVTSDTRVLALLLAWGFGAFMEGMAGFGTAVAIPAAMMVAVGFDPLKSIIACLVANSVPTTFGSIGIPTTTLASLTSLDPSHLGTFISVQLFLLNLIAPFFVVMIIGGGIKALKGVFLVTLLSGLALAVPETVINAVMGPELSVISASIVIMAVIIICAKIMPPNDPEYAVKQTGEVPKVSGGEGLVAAMPFILIFVLLLLTSKLFPAINGPLASIKTSVPIYQGPGAKPYTFVWIATPGIMIFIAGIVGGFIQKAKAGEIFGTLGSTVKNLKFTYLTIITVVMTAKLMTYSGMTADIAKAMVAGTGSLYPLFAPIVGALGAFLTGSGTNSNVLFGPLQIAAAQGLDPTNFEDLGFWLAAVNSGAAGIGKMLSPQSIAISIGAVGPALKAYLENHKEISAEEAHKLEHEIEASVIMNSAFKYFLIFIVMHGCISFFGQHFIHEIHHFFF from the coding sequence ATGAGTGCTATCACCGTTCTATTAGCGCTATCTCCAATCATTTGGTTGATTGTAGCGTTATCCATCTTGAAATTACCTGCATGGCAAGCAACAAGTGTTGCTGCAATCGGTTCTTTCATCATCGCTATTACAGCATTCCAATCTGACCCATTCATTATGGTCACTGGTGCCCTTGAAGGTGCCGCTTTGGCGATTTGGCCAATCCTATTAGTTATTACAGCTGCTATCTTCGTTTATAACTTGGTAGTACATACGAAAGCAATGGAAACTATTAAAACAATGCTTTCTTCTGTAACATCTGATACTCGTGTACTTGCATTACTACTTGCATGGGGCTTTGGTGCTTTCATGGAAGGTATGGCTGGCTTTGGTACTGCTGTTGCAATTCCAGCTGCTATGATGGTTGCCGTAGGTTTTGACCCACTAAAATCTATCATCGCATGTCTTGTTGCGAACTCTGTACCAACAACATTTGGTTCCATTGGTATTCCAACAACTACATTGGCTTCCTTAACTAGCCTTGATCCAAGCCATTTAGGTACATTCATTTCCGTACAATTGTTCTTACTTAACCTTATCGCTCCATTCTTCGTTGTTATGATCATTGGTGGCGGTATCAAAGCGTTAAAAGGTGTATTCCTTGTAACATTACTTTCTGGTTTAGCATTAGCTGTTCCTGAAACTGTAATTAACGCAGTAATGGGTCCAGAATTATCCGTAATCTCTGCATCTATTGTTATCATGGCAGTTATCATTATTTGTGCAAAAATTATGCCTCCTAATGATCCTGAATACGCAGTTAAACAAACTGGCGAAGTCCCAAAAGTTTCTGGTGGTGAAGGCCTTGTAGCTGCAATGCCATTCATCTTAATCTTCGTATTATTGTTATTAACTTCCAAATTGTTCCCTGCAATTAATGGTCCTCTTGCGTCCATTAAAACATCTGTACCTATTTACCAAGGTCCTGGTGCAAAACCATACACATTCGTATGGATTGCAACTCCTGGTATCATGATCTTCATCGCTGGTATTGTTGGTGGTTTCATCCAAAAAGCGAAAGCTGGCGAAATCTTTGGTACATTGGGTAGCACAGTTAAAAACTTGAAATTCACATACCTTACAATCATCACAGTTGTTATGACAGCTAAATTGATGACTTACTCTGGTATGACTGCAGATATTGCAAAAGCAATGGTTGCTGGTACAGGTTCCTTGTATCCTCTATTCGCTCCTATCGTGGGTGCGTTGGGTGCATTCTTAACTGGTTCTGGTACAAACTCCAACGTATTGTTTGGTCCACTTCAAATCGCTGCAGCTCAAGGTTTAGATCCTACAAACTTCGAAGACCTTGGCTTCTGGTTGGCAGCAGTTAACTCCGGTGCAGCTGGTATCGGCAAAATGTTGTCCCCACAATCCATCGCGATTTCTATTGGTGCCGTAGGACCTGCTTTAAAAGCATACCTAGAAAACCACAAAGAAATCAGTGCTGAAGAAGCTCATAAACTAGAACATGAAATCGAAGCAAGCGTTATCATGAACAGCGCATTCAAATACTTCTTGATCTTCATCGTTATGCATGGTTGTATCTCCTTCTTCGGTCAACATTTCATCCATGAAATTCATCATTTCTTTTTCTAA
- a CDS encoding PepSY domain-containing protein: MRKFMKALVLAAVAALGLTTFASAQSIGEQEALNRALARVPGATQGNVTEFGHDYDHGRLEYEGEIRYNGYEYDFEIDAASGNFTKWEVERKYF; encoded by the coding sequence ATGAGAAAATTTATGAAAGCCTTGGTATTGGCTGCTGTAGCTGCTCTTGGATTGACAACATTTGCGTCTGCTCAAAGTATTGGTGAGCAAGAGGCTTTAAATCGCGCCTTGGCACGTGTGCCAGGAGCAACACAAGGTAATGTCACTGAATTTGGGCATGACTATGATCATGGTAGATTGGAATACGAAGGTGAAATTCGATACAATGGTTACGAATATGACTTTGAAATCGATGCAGCTAGTGGTAACTTCACAAAATGGGAAGTTGAACGCAAGTATTTCTAA
- a CDS encoding multidrug effflux MFS transporter, giving the protein MTQESSAKVSFILVVFLGLLTAITPLATDLYLPALPIMPSELNTSASNIQMTIGVMTFGVALGQLFGGPISDTMGRKLPLITGNLLCVISSIICAYAPSIEILLLGRFLQGLTGSVGVVIAKAIARDFAFGQELTKLFALLMMVNGLAPVIAPLIGGQLLLFTTWRVIFVILAIFSAILLVGSLLFRESLPKEKRVTGGVATATKNYITLIKDKRFLGQTLIQFFAFGGFFAYISGSSFVYQNIFQLSAQEFSYLFGINSCGIILASAISARLSNVITVRQLLTFALWQLTIGSLLFLIAMLFEWPLIPVTAILFFTVCTVSLFGSASFSMAMAKYGKMAGSASAVLGFASMFSAGIVSPLVGIGGEYTGIPMGITMLVCAALSLLCLYRLVEKE; this is encoded by the coding sequence ATGACTCAAGAAAGTTCTGCTAAGGTCTCTTTCATCTTAGTAGTATTCCTTGGTCTGTTGACAGCCATCACACCACTTGCAACAGATTTATATTTACCAGCATTACCAATTATGCCTAGTGAACTAAATACATCTGCATCAAATATTCAAATGACCATTGGTGTGATGACTTTTGGTGTTGCATTAGGTCAATTATTTGGAGGTCCTATTAGTGATACTATGGGCCGCAAGTTGCCTCTTATAACAGGCAACTTACTTTGCGTTATCTCTAGCATAATCTGTGCTTATGCACCAAGCATTGAAATACTTTTACTAGGACGCTTTCTACAAGGTTTAACAGGATCTGTGGGCGTTGTAATTGCTAAGGCCATCGCTCGAGATTTTGCATTTGGTCAAGAATTGACTAAACTCTTTGCATTGCTCATGATGGTTAACGGTTTGGCGCCAGTAATCGCTCCGCTCATCGGCGGTCAATTATTACTATTCACTACATGGCGCGTTATCTTCGTTATTTTAGCAATATTTTCTGCTATTCTATTAGTGGGATCTCTTCTCTTCCGTGAAAGCTTACCTAAAGAAAAACGCGTTACAGGTGGCGTTGCAACTGCTACAAAGAACTACATTACACTTATTAAAGATAAGCGATTCCTTGGGCAAACACTAATCCAATTCTTTGCTTTTGGTGGATTCTTTGCGTATATCTCAGGTTCATCCTTTGTATACCAAAACATCTTCCAACTATCTGCACAAGAATTTAGCTATCTCTTTGGTATCAATAGCTGTGGTATTATTTTAGCTAGTGCCATAAGCGCTAGATTAAGTAATGTAATCACAGTTCGACAATTACTAACATTTGCCCTCTGGCAACTAACAATCGGATCCTTGCTATTCTTAATAGCTATGCTTTTCGAATGGCCACTTATTCCTGTAACGGCCATTCTATTCTTTACCGTATGTACAGTATCCCTATTTGGCTCTGCCTCTTTCTCTATGGCAATGGCTAAATACGGTAAAATGGCTGGCAGTGCCTCTGCAGTACTTGGCTTTGCTAGCATGTTCTCTGCAGGAATCGTATCTCCATTAGTTGGTATTGGTGGGGAATATACGGGGATCCCCATGGGGATTACAATGCTAGTATGTGCAGCGCTTTCCTTATTGTGCCTATATAGGTTAGTTGAGAAAGAATAG